From Streptomyces sp. GSL17-111, one genomic window encodes:
- a CDS encoding cytochrome P450: MHPHSDAQNPPPGCPAHDGGGAGGRIPLHGPEFAADPQAFYEHLRKYGPAADVELAPGVDAVLVTEYAAALKVLQNTDLFARDSRRWRALNDGEVPVNSPVLPMLAYRPNCLFSDGAEHMRLRQAVTDSLARVDSHRLSRHVEHVSAYLVNQFCERGTADLLAEYAKLVSLLVFNELFGCPADIGDRLVSAMSDMFDGVNAEEANAELTQSLLSLVTLKRRQPDDDVTSWLMRHHAGLSDEEMVHQLVTLLGGGTAPTQNLIVNAMRLLLSDERYSGGHHGAGLLVEDAINEVLWNSPPLANYAAHYPTRDVDLGGVPLQTGDLVMVSFAAANTDPALSASRYTFSKRAHLAWGAGPHACPAKDPAQLIAVTAIEKLLNRLPDVELAVPAHLLVWRQGAFHRALQSLPARFAPSRPEGSPANSVWRDGVRVAPTAASAPAAPPEKPAKSSWWSTFLSWRRQ, translated from the coding sequence ATGCACCCCCACTCAGACGCCCAGAACCCCCCTCCTGGGTGCCCCGCACACGACGGCGGCGGCGCCGGCGGGCGGATACCGCTGCACGGGCCGGAGTTCGCCGCCGACCCGCAGGCGTTCTACGAGCACCTGCGCAAGTACGGCCCGGCCGCCGACGTCGAGCTCGCGCCGGGCGTGGACGCCGTGCTCGTCACCGAGTACGCCGCCGCGCTGAAGGTGCTGCAGAACACGGACCTCTTCGCCCGCGACTCCCGCCGCTGGCGCGCCCTGAACGACGGCGAGGTCCCCGTGAACAGCCCCGTCCTGCCCATGCTCGCCTACCGTCCGAACTGCCTGTTCTCCGACGGCGCCGAGCACATGAGGCTGCGCCAGGCGGTGACGGACAGCCTCGCGCGGGTGGATTCCCACCGGCTGAGCCGGCACGTCGAGCACGTCTCCGCCTACCTGGTCAACCAGTTCTGCGAGCGCGGCACCGCCGACCTGCTCGCCGAGTACGCCAAGCTGGTCTCGCTGCTCGTCTTCAACGAGCTGTTCGGCTGCCCGGCCGACATCGGCGACCGCCTGGTCTCGGCGATGTCGGACATGTTCGACGGCGTGAACGCGGAGGAGGCCAACGCCGAGCTGACGCAGAGCCTCCTGAGCCTCGTCACCCTCAAGCGCAGGCAGCCCGACGATGACGTCACCTCGTGGCTCATGCGCCACCACGCGGGCCTCTCCGACGAGGAGATGGTGCACCAGCTCGTCACCCTGCTGGGCGGTGGCACCGCCCCGACGCAGAACCTCATCGTCAACGCGATGCGCCTGCTGCTCTCCGACGAGCGGTACTCCGGCGGTCACCACGGCGCCGGACTCCTCGTCGAGGACGCCATCAACGAGGTGCTGTGGAACAGTCCGCCGTTGGCCAACTACGCGGCGCACTACCCGACCCGGGACGTCGACCTGGGCGGCGTGCCGCTCCAGACCGGCGACCTCGTCATGGTCAGCTTCGCCGCGGCGAACACCGACCCGGCCCTGTCCGCCTCCCGCTACACCTTCAGCAAGCGGGCCCACCTGGCCTGGGGCGCGGGTCCGCACGCCTGCCCGGCCAAGGACCCGGCGCAGCTCATCGCCGTCACGGCCATCGAGAAGCTGCTCAACCGGCTGCCGGACGTCGAACTGGCCGTCCCGGCGCATCTGCTGGTCTGGCGTCAGGGAGCCTTCCACCGGGCGCTGCAGAGCCTGCCGGCCCGGTTCGCACCGAGCCGTCCGGAGGGCAGCCCCGCCAACTCCGTGTGGCGCGACGGTGTTCGAGTGGCTCCCACGGCTGCCTCGGCACCCGCCGCGCCGCCGGAGAAGCCCGCGAAGAGCAGCTGGTGGAGCACCTTCCTGTCCTGGCGCAGGCAGTGA
- a CDS encoding cytochrome P450 gives MERTALAPRVDRRTVAALISRLRSANGQADPRPVYAKLLALGPVVPAPWGGYLATSYEACDEVLRRSRQWLTPDTAWRNRQENAAERWNNPSSVEWSRSLPGLNPPEHTQQRSVPAGYFGRTALEALYDPIERISERLLDRLEEKLASGEADFATLVSEQLPVSVIGHWLGLPPEDYDELIVLTHDQALPQELVPTKSQLAQADRSAIRLGEYIADVVRARREHPGDDAVSDWLRMWDSIEPDREQADRNVHHLAKFVVMAALETTSSVLSTVIWLLDQNPEARAWLRAHPEDVPTAIEECLRYDAPVHVHGRIAAEDTELAGVPVARGEMVHVMIGAAHHDPVQFPDPGTFDIHRGGSHLAFGGGIHYCLGAPLARMEAAVLIRAVLRRFPTLRVAAPPTWVAPRAAFRYLASLPVAVR, from the coding sequence GTGGAGCGAACAGCCCTTGCCCCCCGAGTCGACCGGCGGACCGTCGCCGCACTGATCTCCCGACTGCGCTCCGCGAACGGGCAGGCCGACCCCCGGCCCGTCTACGCGAAGCTGCTCGCCCTCGGTCCAGTGGTACCCGCCCCCTGGGGCGGGTACCTGGCGACCTCCTACGAGGCGTGCGACGAGGTGCTGCGGCGCTCCCGGCAGTGGCTCACCCCCGACACCGCCTGGCGGAACCGCCAGGAGAACGCGGCCGAACGCTGGAACAACCCCTCCTCGGTGGAGTGGAGTCGCAGCCTGCCCGGCCTCAACCCCCCTGAACATACGCAACAACGCAGCGTCCCCGCGGGATATTTCGGAAGAACGGCCCTGGAAGCGCTGTACGACCCGATCGAGCGCATATCCGAGCGGTTGCTCGACCGGCTGGAGGAGAAACTGGCCTCCGGAGAGGCGGACTTCGCCACCCTGGTGAGCGAACAGCTCCCCGTCTCCGTCATCGGGCACTGGCTGGGGCTGCCCCCCGAGGACTACGACGAACTGATCGTCCTCACGCACGACCAGGCCCTGCCGCAGGAACTCGTGCCCACCAAGAGCCAGCTCGCCCAGGCAGACCGCTCCGCCATCCGGCTGGGCGAGTACATCGCCGACGTGGTCCGCGCACGCCGCGAGCACCCCGGGGACGACGCCGTCTCCGACTGGCTGCGCATGTGGGACTCCATCGAGCCCGACCGGGAACAGGCCGACCGGAACGTCCACCACCTCGCCAAGTTCGTCGTCATGGCGGCGCTGGAGACGACCTCCTCCGTGCTGTCCACCGTGATCTGGCTGCTCGACCAGAACCCGGAAGCGCGCGCGTGGCTGCGCGCGCACCCGGAGGACGTCCCCACGGCCATCGAGGAGTGCCTGCGCTACGACGCCCCCGTGCACGTCCACGGCCGGATCGCCGCCGAGGACACGGAGCTCGCCGGCGTCCCCGTCGCCCGGGGCGAGATGGTGCACGTCATGATCGGCGCCGCCCACCACGACCCCGTCCAGTTCCCCGACCCCGGGACCTTCGACATCCACCGGGGCGGCTCCCACCTGGCCTTCGGCGGCGGCATCCACTACTGCCTCGGGGCGCCCCTCGCGCGGATGGAGGCCGCCGTCCTCATCCGCGCCGTGCTGCGCCGCTTCCCCACGCTCCGTGTCGCCGCGCCGCCCACGTGGGTCGCGCCCCGCGCCGCCTTCCGGTACCTCGCCTCGCTGCCCGTCGCCGTGCGCTGA
- a CDS encoding enoyl-CoA hydratase/isomerase family protein, with amino-acid sequence MSEQPFPAGDLKTLHVERDGAVLNVRLNRPEAGNAVDVPMLDDLLTVLAAVHDSTDLRVLVLSGAGDDFCQGGAREEFGTLLDQDPTGAGLHALGGKARRVCEALASAPVATIARLHGKVIGAGLGLALHCDLRVAAEGARLRLPELGLGLPTAWGGALQRLLYEVGAARIRELILTTRIFDAAEAERIGVAHRVVPDAELDKVVGQWTKPLLRRSPAALRSTKALLNAYASAARQGDLTLLDAQLLTFSAAAHHAR; translated from the coding sequence GTGTCCGAACAGCCCTTCCCCGCCGGTGACCTCAAGACCCTCCACGTCGAGCGGGACGGCGCCGTCCTGAACGTCCGGCTGAACCGCCCCGAGGCGGGCAACGCCGTCGACGTCCCCATGCTCGACGACCTCCTCACCGTGCTCGCCGCCGTGCACGACAGCACCGACCTCCGCGTCCTGGTGCTCTCCGGGGCCGGGGACGACTTCTGCCAGGGAGGAGCGCGCGAGGAGTTCGGCACCCTCCTCGACCAGGACCCCACGGGCGCGGGCCTCCACGCACTCGGCGGCAAGGCCCGCCGCGTCTGCGAGGCCCTGGCCAGCGCCCCCGTCGCCACGATCGCCCGGCTGCACGGCAAGGTCATCGGCGCGGGCCTCGGTCTGGCACTCCACTGCGACCTGCGCGTCGCCGCCGAGGGCGCCCGCCTCCGGCTGCCCGAACTCGGCCTCGGTCTGCCCACCGCCTGGGGCGGCGCCCTCCAGCGCCTGCTGTACGAGGTCGGGGCCGCCCGTATCCGCGAACTCATCCTGACCACCCGCATCTTCGACGCCGCCGAGGCCGAGCGGATCGGCGTGGCCCACCGCGTGGTGCCCGACGCGGAGCTGGACAAGGTCGTCGGTCAGTGGACGAAGCCCCTGCTGCGACGCTCCCCGGCCGCCCTGCGCTCGACGAAGGCCCTGCTCAACGCCTACGCCTCCGCCGCCCGTCAGGGCGACCTCACCCTGCTCGACGCCCAGCTGCTGACGTTCTCGGCCGCCGCCCACCACGCGCGGTAG
- a CDS encoding NADP-dependent isocitrate dehydrogenase, producing MTDSTIIYTHTDEAPALATYSFLPVVRAYAATAGVRVETRDISLAGRILASFPERLDASQRVEDSLAALGELAKTPQANIIKLPNISASIPQLKATIAELQEQGYDLPDYPDDPKTDEERDVRARYDKVKGSAVNPVLREGNSDRRAPASVKNYAKAHPHRMGAWSPDSKTNVAHMTGDDFRSTEKSAVIVKDGALRIELVGDDGSTTVLRESVPVQAGEIVDSAVMRVAVLREFLKEQVARAKAEGVLFSVHLKATMMKVSDPIIFGHVVRAFFPKTFARYGEVLASAGLTPNDGLGGIWKGLENLPEGEAIKASFDAELAEGPELAMVDSDRGITNLHVPSDVIVDASMPAMIRTSGHMWGPDGEEADTLAVIPDSSYAGIYQVVVDDCRANGAYDPSTMGSVPNVGLMAQKAEEYGSHDKTFEIPATGTVRVTDQDGALVLEHTVSEGDIWRMCQTKDVPVRDWVKLAVTRARATGDPAVFWLDEGRAHDANLIAKVREYLPEHDTEGLRIEIMAPVDAIAFSLERIRRGENTISVTGNVLRDYLTDLFPILELGTSAKMLSVVPLINGGGLFETGAGGSAPKHVQQLVKENYLRWDSLGEFLALAVSFEHLAQSTDNARAQVLADTLDRATATFLSENKSPSRRVGGIDNRGSHFYLALYWAQELARQSDDTQLAEAFGDLARTLAEQESTIVDELVAVQGSPADIGGYYQPDEAKTAAVMRPSKTLNQALASLD from the coding sequence GTGACAGACTCGACCATCATCTACACGCACACCGATGAGGCGCCGGCCCTGGCGACGTATTCGTTCCTGCCGGTGGTCAGGGCGTACGCCGCGACGGCCGGGGTCCGCGTGGAGACGCGCGACATCTCACTCGCCGGCCGGATCCTCGCGAGCTTCCCCGAGCGGCTGGACGCCTCCCAGCGCGTCGAGGACTCCCTGGCCGCCCTCGGCGAGCTGGCCAAGACCCCGCAGGCCAACATCATCAAGCTGCCGAACATCTCGGCGTCCATCCCGCAGCTGAAGGCCACGATCGCGGAGCTGCAGGAGCAGGGCTACGACCTGCCCGACTACCCGGACGACCCCAAGACCGACGAGGAGCGCGACGTCCGCGCCCGCTACGACAAGGTCAAGGGCAGCGCGGTGAACCCCGTGCTGCGGGAGGGCAACTCCGACCGCCGCGCCCCGGCCTCGGTGAAGAACTACGCCAAGGCGCACCCGCACCGCATGGGCGCGTGGAGCCCCGACTCCAAGACCAACGTCGCCCACATGACCGGTGACGACTTCCGGTCCACCGAGAAGTCGGCCGTCATCGTGAAGGACGGCGCGCTGCGCATCGAGCTGGTGGGCGACGACGGCTCCACGACGGTGCTGCGCGAGTCGGTACCCGTGCAGGCGGGCGAGATCGTCGACTCCGCCGTCATGCGCGTCGCCGTGCTGCGCGAGTTCCTGAAGGAGCAGGTGGCGCGCGCCAAGGCCGAGGGCGTGCTGTTCTCCGTGCACCTGAAGGCCACGATGATGAAGGTCTCCGACCCGATCATCTTCGGCCACGTCGTGCGCGCCTTCTTCCCGAAGACCTTCGCCCGCTACGGCGAGGTGCTGGCCTCGGCGGGCCTGACGCCCAACGACGGCCTCGGGGGCATCTGGAAGGGCCTGGAGAACCTGCCCGAGGGCGAGGCGATCAAGGCGTCCTTCGACGCCGAGCTGGCCGAGGGGCCGGAGCTGGCGATGGTCGACTCCGACCGGGGCATCACCAACCTGCACGTGCCCTCCGACGTCATCGTGGACGCGTCCATGCCCGCGATGATCCGCACCTCCGGGCACATGTGGGGCCCGGACGGCGAGGAGGCCGACACGCTCGCGGTCATCCCCGACAGCAGCTACGCCGGCATCTACCAGGTGGTCGTCGACGACTGCCGGGCCAACGGCGCCTACGACCCGTCGACGATGGGCTCGGTGCCCAACGTCGGCCTCATGGCGCAGAAGGCCGAGGAGTACGGCAGCCACGACAAGACCTTCGAGATCCCGGCCACCGGCACCGTCCGCGTCACCGACCAGGACGGCGCCCTGGTGCTGGAGCACACCGTCAGCGAGGGCGACATCTGGCGCATGTGCCAGACGAAGGACGTCCCCGTCCGCGACTGGGTGAAGCTGGCCGTGACCCGCGCGCGGGCCACCGGCGACCCGGCCGTGTTCTGGCTGGACGAGGGCCGCGCGCACGACGCGAACCTCATCGCCAAGGTCAGGGAGTACCTGCCGGAGCACGACACCGAGGGCCTGCGCATCGAGATCATGGCGCCGGTCGACGCGATCGCGTTCTCGCTGGAGCGCATCCGCCGGGGGGAGAACACGATCTCCGTCACCGGCAACGTCCTGCGCGACTACCTGACCGACCTCTTCCCGATCCTGGAGCTGGGCACCAGCGCGAAGATGCTGTCCGTCGTCCCGCTGATCAACGGCGGCGGCCTCTTCGAGACGGGTGCGGGCGGCTCGGCCCCCAAGCACGTGCAGCAGCTGGTGAAGGAGAACTACCTGCGCTGGGACAGCCTCGGCGAGTTCCTGGCGCTGGCCGTCTCCTTCGAGCACCTCGCGCAGAGCACCGACAACGCCCGCGCCCAGGTCCTCGCCGACACGCTGGACCGTGCGACGGCCACGTTCCTCAGCGAGAACAAGTCGCCCAGCCGCAGGGTCGGCGGAATCGACAACCGTGGCAGCCACTTCTACCTGGCCCTGTACTGGGCCCAGGAGCTGGCGCGCCAGAGTGACGACACGCAGCTCGCCGAGGCCTTCGGCGACCTCGCCCGGACGCTGGCCGAGCAGGAGTCGACCATCGTCGACGAGCTGGTGGCCGTGCAGGGCTCCCCGGCCGACATCGGCGGCTACTACCAGCCCGACGAGGCGAAGACCGCCGCCGTGATGCGGCCGTCGAAGACCCTCAACCAGGCGCTGGCCTCCCTCGACTGA
- a CDS encoding class II 3-deoxy-7-phosphoheptulonate synthase encodes MTVNAESSTSTATWRNLPAAQQPDYPDSTALRDVIAELESYPPLVFAGECDQLKDRLAAVARGEAFLLQGGDCAEAFDGVSAEHIRNKLKTLLQMGAVLTYAGSVPVVKVGRIAGQYSKPRSKPTETRDGVTLPTYRGDSVNGFEFTPEARRPDPARLKRMYQASASTLNLVRAFTTGGYADLRQVHAWNQDFVKNSPSGQRYEALAREIDRALNFMNACGVDPEEFKTVEFFASHEALLLDYEAALTRVDSRSGKLYDVSGHMVWIGERTRQLDHAHVEFCAQIRNPLGVKLGPTTTPEEALALIDRLDPDREPGRLTFIARMGADKVRDRLPTLVEKVTASGAQVAWVCDPMHGNTFEAASGHKTRRFDDVLDEVKGFFEVHKGLGTHPGGIHVELTGDDVTECVGGGDEIFVDDLHQRYETACDPRLNRSQSLDLAFLVAEMYRHQ; translated from the coding sequence GTGACCGTGAACGCTGAGAGCAGCACCTCGACCGCCACCTGGCGGAATCTTCCCGCGGCGCAGCAGCCCGACTACCCGGACTCGACGGCTCTGCGCGATGTGATCGCCGAGCTCGAGTCCTATCCGCCGCTGGTCTTCGCCGGTGAGTGCGACCAGCTCAAGGACCGCCTGGCTGCCGTCGCCCGGGGCGAGGCGTTCCTCCTGCAGGGCGGTGACTGCGCGGAGGCGTTCGACGGGGTGTCGGCGGAGCACATCCGCAACAAGCTGAAGACGCTCCTGCAGATGGGTGCCGTTCTCACCTACGCCGGGTCCGTCCCCGTGGTGAAGGTCGGCCGCATCGCCGGCCAGTACAGCAAGCCGCGTTCCAAGCCCACCGAGACGCGCGACGGTGTGACGCTGCCGACCTACCGGGGCGACTCGGTGAACGGCTTCGAGTTCACCCCGGAGGCCCGCCGCCCCGACCCGGCGCGGCTGAAGCGCATGTACCAGGCGTCCGCCTCGACGCTGAACCTGGTGCGCGCCTTCACCACCGGCGGCTACGCGGATCTGCGGCAGGTGCACGCCTGGAACCAGGACTTCGTCAAGAACTCGCCCTCCGGTCAGCGCTACGAGGCGCTCGCCCGGGAGATCGATCGGGCGCTCAACTTCATGAACGCCTGCGGGGTGGACCCGGAGGAGTTCAAGACGGTCGAGTTCTTCGCCTCCCACGAGGCGCTGCTGCTCGACTACGAGGCCGCCCTCACCCGGGTGGACTCGCGCAGCGGCAAGCTGTACGACGTGTCCGGGCACATGGTGTGGATCGGTGAGCGCACCCGCCAGCTCGACCACGCCCACGTGGAGTTCTGTGCGCAGATCCGCAACCCGCTCGGCGTCAAGCTCGGCCCGACGACGACGCCGGAGGAGGCGCTCGCGCTGATCGACCGCCTGGACCCGGACCGTGAGCCCGGCCGGCTGACGTTCATCGCGCGCATGGGCGCCGACAAGGTGCGCGACCGCCTCCCCACGCTGGTGGAGAAGGTCACCGCCTCCGGCGCCCAGGTGGCGTGGGTGTGCGACCCCATGCACGGCAACACCTTCGAGGCCGCCTCCGGCCACAAGACCCGGCGCTTCGACGACGTGCTGGACGAGGTCAAGGGCTTCTTCGAGGTGCACAAGGGGCTGGGCACGCACCCGGGCGGCATCCACGTGGAGCTGACCGGTGACGACGTCACCGAGTGCGTGGGCGGCGGGGACGAGATCTTCGTCGACGACCTGCACCAGCGCTACGAGACGGCCTGCGACCCCCGGCTGAACCGCAGCCAGTCGCTCGACCTCGCCTTCCTGGTCGCGGAGATGTATCGCCACCAGTGA
- a CDS encoding (2Fe-2S)-binding protein, whose amino-acid sequence MYVCSCFGITEQQVRQHADAGACTPRQIASACKAGTDCGSCVRRIQGILGRGSCPRRERVEQGLPALSAEAQPADAVAEAA is encoded by the coding sequence GTGTACGTCTGCTCGTGCTTCGGGATCACCGAGCAGCAGGTACGTCAGCACGCGGACGCCGGGGCCTGCACGCCGCGGCAGATCGCCTCCGCCTGCAAGGCGGGCACGGACTGCGGGTCCTGTGTCCGCCGCATCCAGGGCATCCTGGGCCGGGGGTCCTGCCCCCGCCGTGAGCGCGTCGAGCAGGGGCTGCCCGCGCTCAGCGCCGAGGCGCAGCCGGCCGACGCGGTCGCCGAAGCGGCCTGA
- the bfr gene encoding bacterioferritin yields the protein MQGDPEVIEFLNEQLTAELTAINQYFLHAKMQENFGWTKLATYTRAESFDEMKHAERLTDRILFLEGLPNYQRLFHVRVGQTVTEMFQADRQIEVEAIDRLRRGIEVMRAKGDITSANIFEEILADEEHHIDYLDTQLELIEKLGEALYIAQLIEQPST from the coding sequence ATGCAGGGCGACCCCGAGGTCATCGAGTTCCTCAACGAACAGCTGACCGCCGAGCTGACCGCGATCAACCAGTACTTCCTGCACGCCAAGATGCAGGAGAACTTCGGCTGGACGAAGCTCGCCACGTACACGCGCGCGGAGTCCTTCGACGAGATGAAGCACGCCGAGCGGCTCACCGACCGCATCCTGTTCCTGGAGGGGCTGCCGAACTACCAGCGGCTGTTCCACGTGCGCGTCGGCCAGACCGTCACGGAGATGTTCCAGGCCGACCGGCAGATCGAGGTCGAGGCCATCGACCGGCTGCGCCGGGGCATCGAGGTGATGCGGGCCAAGGGCGACATCACCTCGGCCAACATCTTCGAGGAGATCCTCGCCGACGAGGAACACCACATCGACTACCTGGACACGCAGCTGGAGCTGATCGAGAAGCTCGGCGAGGCGCTCTACATCGCGCAGTTGATCGAGCAGCCGAGCACGTGA
- a CDS encoding sulfite oxidase-like oxidoreductase, giving the protein MGQPESRAAENAELPPGQRLQRGWPVTHYGPVPKFKPERWDFRVFGATVDGDKHAWTHEEFSALPYDTVTADLHCVTKFSMRGVEWGGVRARTLLSLAPPAEGVTHVMVWAEYGYSANLRLEDFTAEHAVFATHRAGELLTAEHGFPIRLVVPHLYAWKGPKWVRGVEYMTADRRGFWEERGYHNLGDPWREQRYSYQEEPGEGPEL; this is encoded by the coding sequence ATGGGTCAGCCGGAGAGCCGCGCAGCGGAGAACGCAGAGCTCCCGCCGGGTCAGCGGCTCCAGCGCGGCTGGCCGGTGACGCACTACGGGCCCGTCCCCAAGTTCAAGCCCGAGCGGTGGGACTTCCGCGTCTTCGGTGCCACGGTGGACGGCGACAAGCACGCCTGGACGCACGAGGAGTTCTCCGCGCTGCCCTACGACACCGTCACGGCCGACCTGCACTGCGTGACGAAGTTCAGCATGCGCGGCGTCGAGTGGGGCGGCGTGCGGGCGCGCACCCTCCTCTCCCTGGCGCCCCCGGCCGAGGGGGTCACGCACGTCATGGTCTGGGCCGAGTACGGCTACAGCGCCAACCTGCGGCTGGAGGACTTCACGGCCGAGCACGCCGTGTTCGCCACCCACCGGGCCGGAGAACTCCTGACCGCCGAACACGGCTTCCCCATCCGTCTCGTCGTGCCCCACCTCTACGCCTGGAAGGGCCCGAAGTGGGTGCGCGGCGTGGAGTACATGACGGCCGACCGTCGCGGCTTCTGGGAGGAGCGCGGCTACCACAACCTCGGCGACCCCTGGCGCGAGCAGCGCTACTCCTACCAGGAGGAGCCGGGCGAGGGCCCCGAGCTCTAG
- a CDS encoding MerR family transcriptional regulator, which produces MTAEDSFDRLDDDDYPAYTMGRAADMLGTTPGFLRAIGEARLITPLRSEGGHRRYSRYQLKIAARARELVDQGTPIEAACRIVILEDQLEEARRMNEELRRSEAGPRRDADTA; this is translated from the coding sequence ATGACCGCAGAAGACTCCTTCGACCGTCTCGACGACGACGACTACCCCGCCTACACGATGGGCCGGGCCGCCGACATGCTCGGCACCACGCCCGGCTTCCTGCGGGCGATCGGCGAAGCTCGCCTGATCACCCCGCTGCGCTCGGAGGGCGGGCACCGCCGCTACTCCCGCTACCAGCTGAAGATCGCCGCCCGCGCCCGGGAACTGGTCGACCAGGGCACGCCCATCGAGGCCGCCTGCCGGATCGTCATCCTTGAGGACCAGTTGGAGGAGGCCCGGCGCATGAACGAGGAACTGCGGCGTTCGGAGGCCGGGCCCCGGCGCGACGCCGACACCGCCTGA
- a CDS encoding cold-shock protein translates to MASGTVKWFNSEKGFGFIEQDGGGADVFAHYSNIAAQGFRELLEGQKVTFDIAQGQKGPTAENISVA, encoded by the coding sequence ATGGCATCTGGTACCGTGAAGTGGTTCAACTCGGAAAAGGGCTTCGGCTTCATCGAGCAGGACGGTGGCGGCGCTGACGTGTTCGCCCACTACTCGAACATCGCCGCCCAGGGCTTCCGTGAGCTGCTCGAGGGTCAGAAGGTGACCTTCGACATCGCGCAGGGCCAGAAGGGCCCGACGGCGGAGAACATCTCCGTCGCCTGA
- a CDS encoding DEAD/DEAH box helicase, producing MNRTRSNDRFSQRTGGSGRVGRPRPSGAGRSGGPVRSGGPVRRPVPVQGEFALPRTTTPPLPAVESFADLDMPAPLLAALSAEGVSVPFPIQGATLPNTLAGRDVLGRGRTGSGKTLAFGLALLARTAGQRAEPRRPLGLVLVPTRELAQQVTDALTPYARAVRVRLATVVGGMSIGRQASALRSGAEVVVATPGRLKDLLDRGDCGLDQVAITVLDEADQMADMGFMPQVTALLNQVRDEGQRMLFSATLDRNVDLLVRRYLTDPVVHSVDPSAGAVTTMEHHVLHVHDTDKRSATTEIAARDGRVIMFLDTKHAVDRLTRDLLGSGVRAAALHGGKSQPQRTRTLAQFKTGHVTVLVATNVAARGIHVDNLDLVVNVDPPTDPKDYLHRGGRTARAGESGSVVTLVTPSQRRAMARLMTAAGIVPQTTQVRSGEVELQRITGAQAPSGIPVTIAAPARAESGGASRGRRGGRPGQATRRSARRRPPYDTAA from the coding sequence ATGAACCGCACACGTTCCAATGACCGCTTCTCCCAGCGCACCGGCGGCTCCGGCCGCGTCGGCCGCCCCCGCCCCTCCGGCGCCGGCCGTTCCGGCGGGCCCGTCCGCTCCGGTGGTCCCGTCCGCCGGCCCGTGCCCGTCCAGGGGGAGTTCGCCCTTCCCCGCACGACCACGCCCCCGCTGCCCGCCGTCGAGTCGTTCGCCGATCTCGACATGCCGGCGCCGCTGCTCGCCGCGCTGAGCGCCGAGGGCGTGAGCGTGCCCTTCCCGATCCAGGGCGCCACCCTCCCGAACACCCTCGCGGGGCGTGACGTGCTCGGGCGGGGCCGGACCGGCTCCGGCAAGACGCTGGCCTTCGGCCTGGCCCTGCTGGCCCGGACCGCCGGACAGCGGGCCGAGCCGCGTCGGCCGCTCGGTCTCGTCCTCGTCCCCACCCGGGAGCTCGCCCAGCAGGTCACCGACGCCCTCACGCCCTACGCCCGGGCGGTCCGGGTCCGGCTGGCCACGGTCGTCGGCGGCATGTCGATCGGCCGGCAGGCGAGCGCCCTGCGGTCGGGCGCCGAGGTCGTCGTCGCCACCCCGGGACGGCTGAAGGACCTGCTGGACCGGGGCGACTGCGGCCTCGACCAGGTGGCCATCACCGTGCTCGACGAGGCCGACCAGATGGCCGACATGGGTTTCATGCCCCAGGTCACGGCCCTGCTCAACCAGGTGCGTGACGAGGGACAGCGGATGCTGTTCTCCGCGACGCTCGACCGCAACGTCGACCTGCTGGTCCGCCGCTACCTGACGGACCCCGTCGTCCACTCCGTCGACCCCTCGGCGGGCGCGGTCACCACGATGGAGCACCACGTGCTGCACGTCCACGACACGGACAAGCGCAGCGCGACGACCGAGATCGCCGCCCGCGACGGCCGGGTCATCATGTTCCTGGACACCAAGCACGCGGTGGACCGGCTCACCCGGGACCTGCTCGGCAGCGGGGTGCGCGCCGCCGCCCTGCACGGCGGGAAGTCCCAGCCCCAGCGCACCCGGACGCTCGCGCAGTTCAAGACCGGGCACGTCACGGTGCTCGTGGCGACCAACGTGGCCGCGCGCGGCATCCACGTCGACAACCTGGACCTCGTCGTCAACGTCGACCCGCCCACGGACCCCAAGGACTACCTGCACCGTGGCGGGCGTACCGCGCGGGCCGGCGAGTCCGGCAGCGTGGTCACCCTCGTCACCCCCAGCCAGCGCCGGGCGATGGCCCGGCTGATGACGGCGGCGGGCATCGTCCCGCAGACCACGCAGGTGCGCTCGGGAGAGGTCGAACTCCAGCGGATCACGGGCGCTCAGGCACCCTCCGGCATCCCGGTCACCATCGCCGCGCCCGCCCGCGCCGAGTCCGGCGGAGCGTCGCGCGGCCGTCGGGGCGGCCGTCCCGGGCAGGCCACGCGCCGCAGCGCCCGTCGCCGTCCGCCCTACGACACCGCTGCCTGA